One genomic window of Candidatus Baltobacteraceae bacterium includes the following:
- a CDS encoding ABC transporter ATP-binding protein has product MSLLEVKNLRVTFRTEDGPVTAVNGLSFSLGAGETLGIVGESGSGKSVTALSIMRLLARNAAVTGDRIAFDGENLPEKSETEMRRIRGHKIAMIFQDPMTSLNPVLTIGEQIAEAVRLHLGLNKHEARDRAIEMLEKVRIPAPAGRLNDYPHQFSGGMRQRVMIAMALSCNPQLLIADEPTTALDVTIQAQVLELMNELQQETGAAIILITHDLGVVAEVCKNVLVMYGGNMVEYGTAEQIFGDPGMPYTQGLLASLPRLDSTEHRRLEPIKGQPPNLLNLPPGCAFAPRCVYRMAICDDPVRLYDLGNGHVSRCWLYDEHAEDRPLDLPAARVTEL; this is encoded by the coding sequence ATGTCGCTGCTCGAGGTCAAGAACCTGCGGGTGACGTTCCGAACCGAAGACGGTCCGGTCACCGCCGTCAACGGACTGTCGTTCTCACTCGGCGCCGGCGAAACGCTCGGCATCGTCGGCGAGTCCGGCTCCGGAAAGTCGGTTACCGCGCTTTCGATCATGCGCTTGCTCGCACGGAACGCAGCCGTCACCGGAGATCGCATTGCGTTCGACGGCGAGAATCTGCCCGAGAAGAGCGAGACGGAGATGCGTCGGATCCGCGGTCACAAGATCGCGATGATCTTCCAGGATCCAATGACCTCACTCAATCCGGTGCTCACCATCGGCGAGCAGATCGCCGAAGCGGTGCGTCTCCACTTGGGTCTCAATAAGCACGAGGCGCGCGACCGCGCCATCGAGATGCTCGAGAAGGTTCGCATTCCGGCGCCCGCGGGGCGCCTCAACGACTATCCGCATCAGTTTTCCGGCGGTATGCGCCAGCGCGTCATGATCGCGATGGCGTTGTCGTGTAATCCGCAGCTGCTCATCGCCGACGAGCCGACGACGGCGCTCGACGTCACGATTCAAGCCCAAGTCCTCGAGCTCATGAACGAGCTCCAGCAGGAGACCGGCGCGGCGATCATTCTCATCACGCACGACCTCGGGGTCGTCGCCGAGGTCTGCAAGAACGTGCTCGTGATGTACGGCGGAAACATGGTCGAATACGGAACCGCCGAGCAGATCTTCGGCGATCCGGGCATGCCGTATACGCAAGGACTGTTAGCCTCGCTTCCGCGTTTGGACTCCACCGAGCACCGCCGTCTGGAGCCGATCAAAGGGCAGCCGCCCAACTTGCTCAACTTGCCGCCCGGATGCGCCTTCGCACCGCGCTGCGTCTATCGCATGGCGATCTGCGACGATCCGGTGCGCCTCTACGACCTCGGTAACGGACACGTTTCGCGCTGCTGGCTCTACGACGAACATGCCGAAGACCGTCCGCTCGACCTTCCCGCCGCGCGGGTGACCGAACTGTGA
- the secG gene encoding preprotein translocase subunit SecG translates to MLSLLLAVATAKPAALATAGAVKPGASPAAVPPVPLQAPTPAPVQTPVAQHFPWLTHGIAGIFIISAIALVFLLAIQTTKQEGLTGSIGGRVESAYRGRLGAEEQLKRLTGFVAAAFVISAFILSLTGI, encoded by the coding sequence TTGTTATCGCTTTTACTCGCCGTAGCGACGGCCAAACCGGCTGCGCTCGCGACGGCGGGGGCCGTCAAGCCCGGCGCGTCGCCGGCCGCCGTACCGCCCGTTCCGCTGCAGGCGCCTACGCCGGCACCGGTCCAAACGCCGGTCGCGCAGCATTTCCCGTGGCTCACGCACGGCATTGCCGGCATCTTCATCATCTCGGCGATCGCGCTGGTGTTCTTACTCGCGATTCAGACGACCAAACAAGAGGGACTTACCGGATCGATCGGCGGTCGCGTCGAGTCCGCGTATCGCGGACGCCTCGGCGCCGAGGAGCAGCTCAAACGTCTGACCGGCTTCGTCGCCGCCGCGTTCGTCATTAGCGCCTTCATCCTGTCGCTGACCGGAATTTAA